Proteins found in one Saccharomyces eubayanus strain FM1318 chromosome Unknown scaffold_19, whole genome shotgun sequence genomic segment:
- the FRE5 gene encoding putative ferric-chelate reductase: MLLAKLILFLVYLVPGCVAKPKISKKRTQWDLIAINACAKELELYKYDTDAKGHHASICTYEPALGSWLHCAKEVLASKNKSKKTFEKTFNNINQICRDYQKDETISNDEFYRILSNASIFIRPIGEAKEIIRYPIIPNKTSLDKWVWAYFGPLDNLDKGNIYGGAICLYWLGVLFIATVYNFLNFSRLKQTIFKNKVSAYLRGHLVLPALIHNHAMFVGKWFFVGLVPTRLETSILLGYVLLHGLFLSTYNFDSNQLLSDHRSQMLIFISDRAGILAFAHFPLIVLFGGRNSIMTWLTNIRYTSFITYHKWLGRFMLVDCMVHAMGYTYHAYIENYWKYVKYSDLWTSGRHAMIIVAVLVFFSFFFFRRHYYELFVIVHIILAIKFFQESLKHCHKLGWSEWVIACAVFWIGDRILRLIKIAIFGMPLAKLKMYGESMIEVRIAKSSKSWKAEAGQYVYLQFLKPKLFWQAHPFTVMDSLVEDGELVVVITIKNGLTKKLQDYILQNEEYAEMRVLVEGPYGQSTRTHLFESLLFFAGGAGVPGPLSMAIKAGRERKNDDNQTIKFVWSVRNAELLEVYKKEIMVLKQMEVDVEIYYTGEEKDGLRVEDDTAANKNIEGRLLTGSESVEVVTNFGRPKIDEVIEEGMNGVKSLLVVCCGSEGFVDKTREITAKKVVDNGEKWIEYVEEFQNW, encoded by the coding sequence ATGCTTTTAGCTAAGTTAATACTGTTTCTGGTGTATTTGGTACCAGGTTGTGTAGCAAAGCCGAAAAtaagtaaaaaaagaacacagTGGGATCTGATAGCAATTAATGCTTGTGCtaaagaattggaattgTACAAGTATGATACGGACGCTAAGGGTCACCACGCTTCTATTTGCACTTATGAGCCCGCATTAGGCTCTTGGCTACATTGCGCGAAGGAAGTCCTCGCcagtaaaaacaaaagcaaaaaaacatttgaaaaaacatttaACAATATAAACCAGATTTGTCGGGATTATCAGAAAGATGAAACTATCAGTAATGATGAATTTTATCGAATCCTTTCTAATGCGTCTATCTTCATCCGGCCTATTGGCGAGGCAAAGGAAATAATAAGATATCCCATTATTCCTAACAAGACCTCTCTAGATAAGTGGGTATGGGCTTATTTCGGTCCGTTGGATAACTTAGACAAGGGGAATATATACGGAGGAGCGATTTGTTTGTACTGGCTAGGGGTTCTGTTTATTGCAACTGTGtacaatttcttgaatttttcacgACTTAAACAAACGATTTTTAAGAACAAGGTGTCAGCATATCTGCGAGGTCACTTAGTTCTTCCAGCACTTATTCACAACCATGCTATGTTTGTGGGGAAATGGTTTTTCGTCGGGCTAGTCCCTACTAGGTTGGAGACATCTATCTTACTCGGTTATGTTTTGTTACATGGACTTTTTCTGAGCACTTACAATTTTGACTCCAATCAGCTGCTTAGCGATCACAGAAGCCAAATGCTCATCTTCATTTCAGACAGAGCAGGAATCTTGGCATTTGCGCACTTTCCTTTGATAGTACTCTTTGGCGGCAGGAACAGTATAATGACTTGGTTGACAAATATACGGTATACGTCATTCATAACTTACCACAAATGGTTAGGGAGATTTATGTTGGTAGATTGTATGGTTCACGCAATGGGGTACACGTATCATGCGTACATAGAGAACTATTGGAAATACGTCAAATACAGTGATCTATGGACGTCCGGAAGACATGCCATGATTATTGTGGCAGTACTTGTGTTCTTctcattcttcttcttcaggcGCCATTACTACGAGTTGTTTGTTATAGTACACATCATTCTGGCAATAAAATTCTTCCAGGAGTCCTTGAAACATTGCCACAAACTCGGGTGGAGTGAATGGGTGATAGCGTGCGCAGTATTTTGGATTGGTGACCGCATTTTGCGATTGATAAAGATTGCGATATTCGGAATGCCATTAGCTAAGTTGAAGATGTACGGTGAGTCGATGATAGAGGTGAGAATTGCAAAGAGTTCCAAAAGTTGGAAAGCTGAGGCTGGTCAATATGTCTACCTGCAGTTTTTAAAACCAAAACTATTCTGGCAGGCACATCCGTTCACAGTCATGGACTCTCTGGTTGAGGATGGCGAATTAGTTGTTGTAATAACAATTAAGAACGGActgacaaaaaaattgcagGACTATATATTGCAGAATGAGGAGTATGCTGAAATGCGAGTTCTAGTAGAGGGGCCATACGGACAGAGCACTCGAACGCACTTATTTGAAAGcctattattttttgctGGTGGGGCAGGGGTTCCAGGACCTCTGTCTATGGCGATAAAGGCGGGTCGGGAACGAAAGAACGATGATAATCAGACGATTAAATTTGTATGGAGTGTAAGAAATGCTGAGCTTTTGGAAGTGTACAAAAAAGAGATAATGGTGTTGAAACAGATGGAGGTGGATGTGGAGATTTACTATACAGGGGAGGAGAAAGATGGTTTGCGTGTGGAAGATGATACCGCCGCcaataaaaatatcgaAGGTAGACTGTTGACGGGTTCGGAGTCAGTGGAAGTAGTTACAAATTTTGGACGACCAAAAATCGATGAAGTAATCGAAGAAGGAATGAATGGAGTAAAATCATTGTTGGTTGTTTGCTGCGGCTCAGAAGGGTTTGTAGACAAAACTCGGGAAATAACTGCAAAAAAGGTTGTTGATAATGGCGAAAAATGGATAGAATATGTGGAAGAGTTTCAAAACTGGTAA